One Mariprofundus sp. NF genomic region harbors:
- the wecB gene encoding non-hydrolyzing UDP-N-acetylglucosamine 2-epimerase yields the protein MKKILSVFGTRPEAIKMAPVVAELKKCPQHFDSRVCVTAQHRQMLDQVLDLFEIVPEYDLNIMQPGQSLTDVTCNVLKGLEPVLKEFCPDIVLVHGDTTTAMATSLASYYQKIAVGHVEAGLRTGDIYSPWPEEMNRHIAGVISRYHFSPTEQSRQNLLNEGVEDRSIVVTGNTVIDALLGVVDKLYSNSELQQEMAERFCFLNKDKRMILVTGHRRENFGAGFEQICHALKTVTETFDDVEIVYPVHLNPNVQQPVNRILAGTDRIHLIEPQDYLPFVYLMSRAHLIITDSGGVQEEAPSLGKPVLVIRDTTERPEALDAGTVRLVGKNSDRIVSEVSNLLGDGVAYEKMSKSHNPYGDGKAAVRIVERLMQID from the coding sequence ATGAAGAAAATCCTTTCAGTTTTTGGCACACGGCCTGAGGCCATAAAAATGGCACCGGTAGTTGCTGAGCTAAAGAAATGTCCACAACATTTTGATAGCAGGGTATGTGTAACAGCTCAACACCGTCAAATGTTAGATCAAGTGCTGGATCTTTTTGAGATCGTTCCTGAATATGATCTGAACATTATGCAGCCAGGGCAGTCTCTAACTGATGTTACTTGCAATGTGCTTAAAGGGCTGGAGCCGGTTTTAAAGGAGTTTTGTCCTGACATTGTTTTGGTTCATGGTGACACGACTACAGCGATGGCTACAAGTTTAGCTTCATATTATCAGAAGATTGCGGTTGGCCATGTAGAAGCAGGGCTTCGCACCGGCGATATCTACTCTCCATGGCCAGAGGAGATGAATCGCCATATAGCGGGTGTAATTAGCCGCTATCATTTTTCGCCAACGGAACAGTCCAGACAGAACCTGTTGAATGAAGGTGTTGAAGATAGATCAATTGTAGTCACAGGGAATACTGTAATTGATGCCCTGTTAGGTGTTGTCGATAAGCTGTACTCAAACAGCGAACTGCAGCAGGAGATGGCTGAACGCTTCTGTTTCCTTAATAAAGACAAACGCATGATTTTAGTGACTGGACATCGCCGAGAGAACTTTGGTGCTGGATTCGAGCAGATATGTCATGCTCTTAAAACAGTTACTGAAACTTTTGATGATGTTGAAATTGTTTATCCGGTACACCTGAACCCGAATGTTCAGCAGCCTGTGAATCGGATTTTAGCAGGAACGGACAGAATACACCTGATTGAACCACAGGATTACCTTCCTTTTGTTTATCTGATGAGTCGCGCACACCTGATTATCACTGACTCAGGAGGGGTGCAGGAAGAGGCACCATCACTGGGCAAACCTGTTTTGGTTATTAGAGACACTACAGAGCGCCCTGAGGCGTTAGATGCTGGAACAGTCAGGCTTGTGGGTAAGAACTCTGATCGGATTGTTTCAGAGGTCTCTAATCTGCTTGGGGATGGGGTTGCTTATGAAAAGATGAGTAAGTCTCATAACCCTTATGGGGATGGAAAAGCAGCGGTTCGAATAGTTGAAAGGTTAATGCAAATAGATTAA